The following proteins are encoded in a genomic region of Streptomyces collinus Tu 365:
- a CDS encoding GNAT family N-acetyltransferase: protein MEIALRAVEDSDLPVFFRQMSDPEALRMAAFGPQDPADRGAFDVRWKRVRDSSFLLRTVLADGVVVGSAGVYGEPGEREVTYWIDRAYWGRGVATAALRALLVEVPERPLYARAAADNAGSLRVLEKCGFQESARARGYANGRGAEIDEVVLRLEG, encoded by the coding sequence ATGGAGATCGCGCTGCGTGCCGTCGAGGACAGTGATCTGCCGGTCTTCTTCCGGCAGATGAGCGACCCGGAGGCCCTGCGGATGGCCGCCTTCGGCCCGCAGGACCCCGCCGACCGCGGCGCCTTCGACGTCCGCTGGAAGCGCGTCAGGGACAGTTCCTTCCTGCTGCGCACGGTCCTCGCCGACGGCGTCGTGGTCGGCAGCGCGGGCGTCTACGGAGAGCCCGGCGAGCGCGAGGTGACGTACTGGATCGACCGGGCCTACTGGGGGCGCGGGGTGGCGACGGCGGCGCTGCGGGCCCTGCTCGTGGAGGTGCCCGAACGCCCGCTGTACGCCCGGGCCGCCGCCGACAACGCGGGCTCGCTGCGGGTGCTGGAGAAGTGCGGCTTCCAGGAGAGCGCGCGGGCCCGCGGGTACGCCAACGGGCGCGGCGCAGAGATCGACGAAGTGGTCCTGAGGCTGGAGGGCTGA
- a CDS encoding IclR family transcriptional regulator — MSAAETGGGAQVKSAVRTVELLEYFAGKPGMHSLAAVQEAVGYPKSSLYMLLRTLVELGWVETDATGTRYGIGVRALLVGTSYIDGDEVVAAARPTLDRLSDDTTETIHLARLDGTNVVYLATRQSQHYLRPFTRVGRRLPAHSTSLGKALLATHTDEQVRKLLPETLPALTEHTITDREKLIEELHQVREQGFAVDREENTLGLRCFGVAIPYRTPARDAISCSVPVARLTPAHEQMIKDALFDARDRLTLATRRL, encoded by the coding sequence ATGTCGGCAGCCGAGACAGGCGGCGGGGCGCAGGTCAAGTCCGCGGTACGGACCGTTGAATTGCTCGAGTACTTCGCCGGCAAGCCCGGCATGCACTCGCTCGCGGCCGTCCAGGAGGCCGTGGGCTACCCGAAGTCCAGCCTCTACATGCTCCTGCGCACGCTCGTGGAGCTGGGCTGGGTGGAGACGGACGCCACGGGGACGCGGTACGGCATCGGCGTGCGGGCGCTGCTGGTGGGCACGTCGTACATCGACGGCGACGAGGTGGTCGCGGCGGCCCGGCCGACGCTCGACCGGCTCTCCGACGACACCACGGAGACCATCCACCTCGCGCGCCTCGACGGCACGAACGTGGTCTACCTGGCCACCCGCCAGTCGCAGCACTACCTGCGGCCCTTCACCCGGGTCGGGCGGCGGCTGCCCGCCCACTCCACCTCGCTGGGCAAGGCGCTGCTCGCCACGCACACCGACGAGCAGGTCCGCAAGCTGCTGCCGGAGACGCTCCCCGCCCTCACCGAGCACACGATCACCGACCGCGAGAAGCTGATCGAGGAGCTGCACCAGGTCCGCGAGCAGGGCTTCGCCGTCGACCGCGAGGAGAACACGCTGGGGCTGCGCTGCTTCGGGGTGGCGATCCCGTACCGCACCCCGGCCCGTGACGCCATCAGCTGCTCGGTCCCGGTGGCCCGGCTGACGCCCGCGCACGAACAGATGATCAAGGACGCGCTGTTCGACGCCCGGGACCGGCTGACCCTCGCGACACGGCGGCTCTAG
- a CDS encoding peptidoglycan D,D-transpeptidase FtsI family protein, with protein MNKTIRRASVFALLLVLALLVRATWVQFYDGKALAEDNDNRRNAIETYSRPLGNIIVAGNSITGSARTKGGDLAYKRTYKTGRLYAAVTGYASQAYAPTQLEGIYADLLNGTDTQLKTVMDTVTGERAEPGDVLTTIEPAVQKAAYDALGNNKGAAVALDPKTGRILAVVSTPSYDPTQLTDANTAGGAWKRLLADKDKPLTNRALRQPLPPGSTFKLVVAAAALEDGLYKNVDEPTDSPDPYTLPGTSQVLTNENRSAPCKDAPIRVALRYSCNNVFARMAVRLGQDKVRAMAEKFGFDDEKLDVPVRANASVYPAHMDDAQTGLSGIGQFDVTATPLQMAMVSAAIANDGKLVSPHMVSRITDSGGDTLKDYDDGADTRQIVSSATAGQLRSAMETVVKDGTGTNAQIAGVTVGGKTGTAQHGENNSKTPYAWFTSYGKAAGGKEVAVAVMVEQSDAARSEVSGNGLAAPVARAMMRAALK; from the coding sequence ATGAACAAGACGATCAGGCGGGCGTCCGTCTTCGCGCTGCTGCTCGTGCTCGCTCTGCTGGTCAGGGCGACCTGGGTGCAGTTCTACGACGGCAAGGCCCTCGCGGAAGACAACGACAACCGGCGGAACGCGATCGAGACCTACTCACGGCCGCTGGGGAACATCATCGTGGCCGGGAACTCGATCACCGGCTCGGCGCGGACGAAGGGCGGCGACCTCGCGTACAAGCGGACGTACAAGACCGGCAGACTCTACGCGGCCGTGACGGGTTACGCCTCGCAGGCCTACGCCCCGACCCAGCTGGAGGGCATCTACGCGGACCTGCTCAACGGCACCGACACCCAGCTCAAGACCGTCATGGACACGGTCACCGGGGAGCGGGCCGAGCCGGGTGACGTGCTCACCACGATCGAACCGGCCGTCCAGAAGGCGGCCTACGACGCGCTCGGGAACAACAAGGGCGCGGCCGTCGCCCTCGACCCGAAGACCGGCCGGATCCTCGCGGTGGTCTCGACCCCCTCGTACGACCCCACGCAGCTCACCGACGCCAACACCGCGGGCGGGGCCTGGAAGCGGCTGCTCGCGGACAAGGACAAGCCGCTCACCAACCGGGCGCTGCGCCAGCCGCTGCCGCCCGGCTCCACGTTCAAGCTGGTCGTGGCCGCGGCCGCGCTGGAGGACGGGCTGTACAAGAACGTGGACGAGCCCACCGACAGCCCCGATCCGTACACGCTGCCCGGCACGTCGCAGGTGCTGACCAACGAGAACCGGTCGGCTCCCTGCAAGGACGCCCCGATCCGGGTCGCGCTGCGCTACTCCTGCAACAACGTCTTCGCCAGGATGGCGGTCCGGCTCGGCCAGGACAAGGTGCGGGCCATGGCCGAGAAGTTCGGCTTCGACGACGAGAAGCTGGACGTGCCGGTGCGGGCCAACGCCAGCGTGTACCCGGCGCACATGGACGACGCCCAGACCGGCCTCTCCGGCATCGGCCAGTTCGACGTGACCGCGACCCCGCTCCAGATGGCCATGGTGTCGGCGGCCATCGCCAACGACGGCAAGCTGGTCTCGCCGCACATGGTCTCGCGGATCACCGACAGCGGCGGCGACACGCTGAAGGACTACGACGACGGAGCGGACACGCGGCAGATCGTCAGCTCCGCTACTGCCGGGCAGCTGCGGTCGGCGATGGAGACGGTGGTGAAGGACGGCACCGGTACGAACGCGCAGATCGCCGGGGTGACGGTCGGCGGCAAGACCGGCACCGCGCAGCACGGCGAGAACAACAGCAAGACGCCGTACGCCTGGTTCACGTCCTACGGAAAGGCGGCGGGCGGCAAGGAGGTCGCCGTCGCGGTGATGGTCGAGCAGTCCGACGCGGCCCGGTCGGAGGTCAGCGGCAACGGGCTGGCGGCGCCGGTGGCCCGGGCGATGATGCGGGCGGCGCTCAAGTAG
- a CDS encoding DUF1349 domain-containing protein, with the protein MDTELPELPFPLRTYGPDGHWSHEDGVLTGWAGPRQDRFVTPTGEALDPASDAPRLLGAPEGDFQLIARVTVGFNASFDAGVLYVHVGERAWAKLCLEYSPDVPTVCTVVTRGHSDDANSFTVQGSSVWLRVSRTGRAFAFHASRDGARWTFVRLFTLGGEKETGAALVGFMAQSPLGEGCVVTWDHIEFRPAWPSDLRDGS; encoded by the coding sequence ATGGACACAGAGCTTCCCGAACTCCCCTTCCCGCTGCGGACCTACGGTCCCGACGGCCACTGGTCCCACGAGGACGGCGTGCTGACCGGATGGGCCGGCCCCCGGCAGGACCGGTTCGTCACGCCCACCGGTGAGGCTCTGGATCCCGCCTCCGACGCGCCCCGGCTGCTCGGGGCGCCCGAGGGCGACTTCCAGCTCATCGCGCGCGTCACCGTCGGGTTCAACGCGTCCTTCGACGCCGGCGTGCTCTACGTCCACGTCGGCGAACGGGCCTGGGCCAAGCTCTGCCTGGAGTACTCCCCGGACGTGCCCACCGTCTGCACGGTGGTCACCCGGGGACACTCCGACGACGCCAACTCCTTCACCGTGCAGGGTAGTTCGGTGTGGCTGCGGGTCAGCCGCACCGGACGGGCCTTCGCCTTCCACGCCTCACGGGACGGCGCACGCTGGACCTTCGTCCGGCTGTTCACCCTGGGCGGGGAGAAGGAGACCGGAGCGGCCCTCGTCGGCTTCATGGCCCAGTCGCCGCTGGGCGAGGGCTGCGTGGTCACCTGGGACCACATCGAGTTCCGGCCCGCCTGGCCGAGCGACCTCAGGGACGGGAGCTGA
- a CDS encoding aldehyde dehydrogenase (NADP(+)), which produces MAAAPVWSVDPRTGKQREQVAVEATAQEVDAAVRAAHAARGALADRAVRSALLRSAAAGLDAAKDGLVETADAETALGPVRLTGELARTTYQLRAFADMVDEGAFLDVIIDHPDDTATPPVPDLRRYKVPLGVVAVYSASNFPFAFSVAGGDTASALAAGCPVVVKAHPDHPALSELVAVVLRRAAAEHGVPEGVVGLVHGFGAGVELIRHPLVAAAGFTGSVRGGRALFDAAAARPVPIPFHGELGSLNPVVVTEAAAAERAEAIGSGLAGSMTLGVGQFCVKPGLVLVPSGAAGDGLVKALADAVGGTGAGVLLDHRMRDNFVAGVAERAGLPGVEAPVTPGAGGEHTVSAGFLTVPASRLAGEGAHDLLLEECFGPVTVVARYEDEGEATAVLSRLPGNLTATVHLSGEEAAGGGRGAEILAELTPLAGRVLVNGWPTGVAVAPAQHHGGPYPATTSTSTSVGGTAIERWLRPVVYQNAPEALLPKELRDDNPLGLPRRFNKVLER; this is translated from the coding sequence GTGGCAGCAGCACCAGTCTGGAGTGTCGACCCGCGCACCGGGAAGCAGCGCGAGCAGGTTGCGGTGGAGGCCACGGCCCAGGAGGTGGACGCGGCCGTCCGGGCGGCGCACGCCGCGCGCGGGGCCCTCGCCGACCGCGCCGTCCGCTCCGCCTTGCTCCGCTCGGCCGCCGCCGGCCTGGACGCGGCCAAGGACGGCCTGGTGGAGACCGCCGACGCCGAGACCGCCCTCGGACCGGTCCGGCTGACCGGCGAACTCGCCCGGACCACCTACCAGTTGCGGGCCTTCGCGGACATGGTCGACGAGGGCGCCTTCCTGGACGTCATCATCGACCACCCCGACGACACCGCCACCCCGCCCGTCCCCGACCTGCGCCGCTACAAGGTGCCGCTCGGTGTGGTGGCCGTCTACTCCGCCTCCAACTTCCCCTTCGCCTTCTCGGTGGCCGGCGGGGACACCGCGAGCGCGCTGGCCGCGGGCTGCCCGGTCGTCGTCAAGGCCCACCCCGACCACCCGGCCCTGTCCGAGCTGGTCGCCGTGGTGCTGCGCCGGGCCGCCGCCGAGCACGGCGTCCCCGAGGGCGTCGTCGGCCTGGTGCACGGCTTCGGGGCGGGCGTCGAACTGATCCGGCACCCGCTGGTGGCCGCCGCCGGCTTCACCGGCTCGGTGCGCGGCGGACGCGCCCTGTTCGACGCGGCCGCGGCGCGGCCGGTGCCGATCCCGTTCCACGGCGAGCTGGGCTCGCTGAACCCGGTCGTGGTCACCGAGGCGGCGGCCGCCGAGCGCGCGGAGGCGATCGGGTCCGGGCTCGCCGGGTCCATGACCCTGGGCGTCGGCCAGTTCTGCGTCAAGCCGGGCCTGGTGCTGGTGCCGTCCGGCGCCGCGGGCGACGGACTCGTCAAGGCGCTCGCGGACGCCGTCGGCGGCACCGGCGCGGGCGTCCTGCTCGACCACCGCATGCGGGACAACTTCGTCGCGGGCGTCGCCGAGCGGGCCGGGCTGCCCGGGGTGGAGGCGCCGGTCACGCCGGGCGCGGGCGGCGAGCACACGGTCAGCGCCGGGTTCCTCACCGTGCCGGCGAGCCGGCTGGCCGGGGAGGGTGCCCACGACCTGCTGCTCGAGGAGTGCTTCGGGCCGGTCACCGTGGTGGCGCGGTACGAGGACGAGGGCGAGGCGACGGCGGTCCTGTCGCGGCTGCCGGGCAACCTGACGGCGACGGTCCACCTCTCCGGCGAGGAGGCCGCCGGCGGGGGCCGCGGCGCCGAGATCCTCGCCGAACTGACCCCGCTGGCAGGGCGGGTGCTGGTGAACGGGTGGCCGACCGGAGTGGCCGTGGCACCCGCGCAGCACCACGGCGGCCCGTACCCCGCCACGACCTCCACGTCCACCTCCGTGGGCGGTACCGCCATCGAACGGTGGCTCAGGCCGGTCGTCTACCAGAACGCGCCCGAGGCACTGCTGCCGAAGGAACTGCGCGACGACAACCCGCTCGGGCTCCCGCGGCGCTTCAACAAGGTCCTGGAGCGCTAG